Genomic window (Rathayibacter sp. VKM Ac-2760):
CGCGAAGCTCGAGCTCAGCCAGCCGACGGTGTCCAAGCACCTCAAGGTGCTGCGCGAGGCGGGGCTGGTCACAGTGCGGGAGAGCGGGCAGCACCGCTACTACGCGCTGCGCTACGCGCCGCTGGTCGCCGTCGAGGACTGGCTGCTGCCGTTCGGCGCGGCCGACGAGGCGGAGAGCGGCGCCGCACTGCTCGACGCGGCGGCGGCGGCACGGGCGGAGTCGCTCGGCCGCGCGCTCGCGGAGCGCACGCACCAGGTCAGCGCCGTGGTGCAGGACATCCAGCGCGGGGTGAGCGAGGGGGCGACGAAGGTCGCGGAGGCGCTGCGCATCCGGAAGTGACGCGGGCCCGGCGCGAGGTCTCCAGTGTGGCGTCTCCGGCGCGGATTCTCGCGGGGGGCCGGGTCGTGTAAGCTCGCGGGAGCCAGTTTTTCGTAAGCGGCCGTCCGTCGGGCGGTCGGCCCCCTGAACGTTGTGAGGTCTTCGTGGGTTCTGTCATCAAGAAGCGTCGCAAGCGTATGGCGAAGAAGAAGCACCGCAAGCTGCTTCGCAAGACTCGTCACCAGCGTCGCAACAAGAAGTAGGCTCGCGCCTCTTCCCCTTCGAGCGTCCGCCCCTCTGGGGTCGGGCGCTCGTCTGCGTTCCGGGGCTGCTCGCCCGCGGTGCCGGCCGGATCGGCGGGCGGAGGGCGCCTTTACACTGGGCGGATGAGCACTGAGCGGGTGGGCACTGAGCCGGTGGGCACTGGGCGGTCGGGCGCGGACGTGAGGCTGACCCTGGTGGGGAAGCCGGGCTGCCACCTCTGCGACGAGGCGCGGATCGTCGTCGAGCAGGTGCTCGCGGAGCTCGAGGGTGAGTCCGCGGCACCGGTCGTCTCGCTCGAGGAGGTGTCGATCCTCGAGGACGCCGAGCTGCACGAGCGCTTCGTCGAGGAGATCCCGGTCGTCCTGATCGACGGCCGCGTGCACACCTACTGGCGGGTCGACCCGGCTCGACTGCGCCGGGCCCTGGTCGAGCGCGCCTGATCCCTCGCGCGGCGGGCAGTGTCCGCCGTGATGCGAATGTTGTAGAACGGCCCTCGGATGGGGGACCGGAGCGCCCGCGGGTGCGCGCGGATGGCGCATAGTCTCTTCACGGGGAGGCTCGCTCCCCGTTTTCGGGGTGCGTCCGGCGTCTCGCGGGGAGGAACTTCCATGGCTCGACAGCGTCGCCGCAGCGCGGCCTCCGCACTCGCTCTCGCGGTGCTGATCGCCGGACTGGCCCTGCCCGCGTCCGCCCAGGCCGAGAACCTGCCCGGCCCGGAGAGCTCGAGTGCGTCGCCGGCACCGGCCGACCCCGTCGACACCGTGCCGGTCGTGACAGGCCCCGTGGAGCCTCCGACCTCTGAGGTCCCGACACCCGATCCTGAGCCGAGCACCGACACAGGCACCGGCGAACCGACGACCACTCCTGTCGAGCCGGAAGTCGAGCCGTCGGCTCCGTCGCTTCCCGGGATTCCCAGCCCGCAGCCGACGGTCGCGCCCGCCCCTGACGAGGGCTCGACCCCTGCGCCCGTCATACCGCCGAGCTCCGGAGGTAACCCCGCTCCCGCTCCTGCTCCTGCTCCCTCGAGTAACGGCAACGGCAACGGCAACGGCAACGGGACCGGCAACGGTGGCGGTGCCTCGACCGGCGGCTCCAACTCGGGCTCGACCGGCGGCGGCAGCGGCAGCGCGGGTGGCAGCACCACCACCGAGGCCGGCAGCACCGCGCCGCGCGCCTCCGCGCCCGGCCGCACCCTGCTCTCGACCTCGGCGGCCGACCCGGCCGCGGCGCCCGTCCCCGGTACCGAGACCGCGGGCGGTCCCGCCGTCTCCGTCTTCCTCACCCGCGACGCCGGCGTCGACCCCGGCGCGCTGACCGTCGACCTCGCCCGCTTCTACGGTGTGGGCGTCGCCTACGCCGGCTTCCAGCGCGAGGAGAACGCGACCGCGTCCCTCCGCGCGCCGTCCGGCATGGAGACCGCGCTCA
Coding sequences:
- a CDS encoding metalloregulator ArsR/SmtB family transcription factor translates to MADIFAVIADGTRRDILSLLLEQRVEGAAGGAGMSVSRIVAKLELSQPTVSKHLKVLREAGLVTVRESGQHRYYALRYAPLVAVEDWLLPFGAADEAESGAALLDAAAAARAESLGRALAERTHQVSAVVQDIQRGVSEGATKVAEALRIRK
- a CDS encoding AURKAIP1/COX24 domain-containing protein — protein: MGSVIKKRRKRMAKKKHRKLLRKTRHQRRNKK
- a CDS encoding glutaredoxin family protein, which translates into the protein MSTERVGTEPVGTGRSGADVRLTLVGKPGCHLCDEARIVVEQVLAELEGESAAPVVSLEEVSILEDAELHERFVEEIPVVLIDGRVHTYWRVDPARLRRALVERA